Proteins encoded in a region of the Cyanobacteriota bacterium genome:
- the ntrB gene encoding nitrate ABC transporter permease, translating into GFLLIWQALSVAGITKLPAPSTLFTNQQTRELLMYPFLDRGGLDKGLFWQTWASLLRVAQGYFGAAIVGVGLGILVGTNRIVNRALDPLFQFLRVIPPLAWVPITLIALPNVQLAAVFVIFITAVWPILINTTVGVQQIPQDYRNVARVLQISPRKYFFKILIPSALPYIFTGLRIAIGLAWLAIIAAEIVMSGVVGIGYFIWTAYQNGYVSEVILALFYIGAVGLMLDRIAAAIQNWIVPEQ; encoded by the coding sequence GGTTTTTTACTGATATGGCAGGCGTTGTCAGTGGCAGGGATAACGAAACTGCCCGCGCCATCAACACTGTTCACGAACCAGCAAACGCGGGAACTACTAATGTATCCCTTTCTAGATCGGGGTGGGTTAGACAAGGGCCTGTTTTGGCAGACTTGGGCAAGCTTATTGCGAGTGGCTCAGGGCTACTTTGGGGCGGCGATCGTTGGGGTTGGTTTAGGCATTTTGGTGGGTACGAATAGGATTGTGAATAGGGCGCTTGATCCCCTGTTCCAGTTTTTGCGGGTAATTCCCCCACTGGCTTGGGTGCCTATTACCCTGATTGCCCTGCCGAATGTGCAACTGGCAGCCGTATTTGTAATCTTCATCACTGCCGTTTGGCCAATTTTAATCAACACCACTGTAGGCGTGCAGCAGATCCCCCAGGACTACCGCAATGTGGCACGGGTGCTGCAAATTTCCCCCCGTAAGTATTTCTTTAAGATTCTAATTCCCTCGGCGTTGCCCTACATTTTCACAGGCTTGCGGATTGCGATCGGTCTGGCTTGGTTGGCCATTATCGCCGCAGAGATTGTGATGTCTGGCGTAGTGGGCATTGGCTACTTCATTTGGACAGCTTACCAGAATGGCTACGTGAGTGAAGTGATTTTGGCCCTGTTCTACATTGGTGCTGTCGGTTTAATGCTCGATCGCATTGCTGCTGCCATCCAAAACTGGATTGTGCCAGAGCAGTAA